One region of Duncaniella freteri genomic DNA includes:
- a CDS encoding SusC/RagA family TonB-linked outer membrane protein, whose product MRKLLTTIMCVAVSLYCFAAMAASSPDTKITLNCIEQSAEQVLKEIEKQSGLNIVYKSETARKWPKITLKVSGQAASEAIKQVAAKIGEPYSINNNIVTIGRETPVRLSRTITGNVKDNEGEPLTGAIINVKGSGAATGTGTVTDIDGNFSIKVNSDNPVLTVQYVGMTPFSMELTEANTSRPIDVTLSPNATMMSEVIVTGYQTLSKERASGSFTVVTPEKLQGKLQTGIMARLEGMVAGMKTVNGGTPEIRGVSTISGTKTPLYVVDGIPYEGDLAAINPADIVNVTVLKDATAASIYGARSANGVIVITTRSGEEGRTKVSYNGSMKFTPLPDRDYLNLTTSAELVDLQETLFKYPHSAYNPLTANTPMNEVYEILYDYDAGRITESEYNERMNHYRGLNNYDQFKDRYVRSNQMVQQHNISFSGGSGIYKYALSANYQKNYPYEKAQSDDRIGFNLKNQFDFFKWMRVNLGLIQSNTKADYDNGFTGYSYLYSGASYKMLYNEDGTPAQWYSGKNQREIDRLNSLGLLDETFIPVNEDDKKHYYSQSKYQNINLNVRFNIIQGLNLDLMYQNESTNSYSKNYSKMESREVKSEINNATVISPDGTVTNHIPKGGKLKETWTRKNSYTMRAQLNFNRQFADIHDVQAIAGAERRKVTSDGTVLNKWGYDDTTLAFKYINELNLGQAVNGTESTSGNYYYSGPYDSFSSSENRFVSFYANASYTYNNLITATGSIRVDKSNLFGTDPKWQNKPLWSAGLQYHALKNWNWVNRLSLRATYGINGNVAKNSGPFMIAQTSSRPNSFTNDFYSYITTPPNPALRWEKTKVINLGVDFSVLNSRINGSIEYYSKNTDDLLGNRQTDPTSGWGSLLLNYGSMYNRGVEVTLNSINYTNRDFEWTSSLVFSYNKNKLTNIENSGTSAIDYFYSPQNREGKPMSSLYSIRYAGLDSNGFPTAYKKDGTVVSSYRDLEADDLVWSGTTNPPYSAALTNRLTWRGFNLEFMFVYYGGHKLRDVAASYVWNRMPTLNYTGILDRDRMHFWQNPGDENDPDMAPAFIYGTGNTNSEYLWSAADKHIEKGDYIKLRNLIVGYSFPRQWISKAYLQGLRVDLQIQNLWYWAANKNNLDPEVWTGTSLTPSRGYHVPPTYTIGISANF is encoded by the coding sequence ATGAGGAAGTTATTAACAACCATCATGTGCGTTGCAGTGTCGCTCTATTGCTTCGCAGCCATGGCTGCGTCGTCGCCTGACACCAAAATAACGCTCAACTGCATCGAGCAATCCGCCGAGCAGGTGTTGAAAGAAATCGAGAAACAATCGGGACTGAACATCGTATACAAAAGCGAGACTGCCCGAAAGTGGCCAAAGATCACACTTAAAGTCTCCGGACAGGCTGCAAGCGAAGCCATCAAGCAGGTAGCAGCCAAGATAGGGGAGCCCTACAGCATCAATAATAACATCGTCACCATCGGACGCGAGACTCCGGTGCGCCTCTCACGCACAATCACCGGAAACGTCAAAGACAACGAGGGTGAACCGCTCACAGGAGCCATAATAAATGTCAAAGGCTCGGGAGCAGCTACAGGCACTGGCACTGTCACCGACATTGACGGCAATTTCTCAATCAAGGTCAACAGCGACAACCCTGTGCTCACAGTGCAGTATGTCGGCATGACACCGTTCTCGATGGAGCTCACCGAGGCAAACACCTCTCGCCCCATCGACGTGACCCTCTCGCCCAACGCCACCATGATGAGCGAGGTAATTGTGACCGGTTACCAGACTCTTTCAAAGGAGCGCGCAAGCGGATCATTCACCGTAGTGACCCCCGAAAAACTTCAGGGCAAGCTCCAGACCGGTATCATGGCACGCCTTGAGGGTATGGTAGCCGGCATGAAAACTGTCAACGGCGGCACACCTGAAATCCGTGGCGTATCCACCATCAGCGGAACAAAAACACCTCTGTATGTGGTCGACGGCATCCCCTACGAAGGAGACCTTGCAGCCATCAACCCAGCGGATATTGTCAACGTGACCGTCCTTAAGGACGCGACAGCTGCATCAATCTACGGTGCACGCTCCGCCAACGGCGTCATTGTCATCACCACCCGCTCAGGCGAGGAAGGACGCACCAAGGTAAGCTACAACGGCAGCATGAAATTCACTCCGCTACCCGATCGCGACTACCTCAACCTCACCACAAGTGCTGAGCTTGTCGACCTTCAGGAAACACTCTTCAAGTATCCTCACTCAGCCTATAACCCTCTCACCGCCAATACTCCCATGAACGAGGTGTACGAGATTCTTTACGACTATGATGCCGGACGCATCACCGAATCCGAGTACAACGAACGCATGAACCATTACCGCGGTCTCAACAACTACGACCAGTTCAAGGACCGCTACGTGAGAAGCAACCAGATGGTGCAGCAGCACAACATATCATTCAGCGGCGGCTCTGGCATATACAAATATGCCCTCTCTGCCAACTATCAGAAGAACTACCCCTACGAGAAGGCCCAGTCCGACGACCGTATAGGCTTCAACCTCAAGAACCAGTTCGACTTCTTCAAATGGATGCGTGTCAACCTCGGACTTATACAGAGCAACACAAAAGCCGACTATGACAACGGCTTCACCGGATACAGCTATCTCTACAGCGGTGCCTCCTACAAGATGCTCTACAACGAGGACGGCACACCCGCACAATGGTACAGCGGAAAGAACCAGCGCGAGATCGACCGCCTCAACTCGCTCGGACTTCTCGACGAGACATTCATCCCTGTCAACGAAGATGACAAGAAACATTACTACAGCCAAAGCAAATATCAGAACATAAATCTCAACGTTCGCTTCAACATAATCCAAGGGCTCAACCTCGACCTTATGTACCAGAACGAGAGCACAAACTCCTACTCAAAGAACTACTCCAAAATGGAGTCGCGTGAAGTAAAGTCGGAGATCAACAACGCCACTGTCATCAGCCCCGACGGCACAGTCACCAACCATATACCTAAGGGCGGCAAACTGAAAGAAACCTGGACCAGAAAAAATTCTTACACAATGCGTGCGCAGCTGAACTTCAACCGTCAGTTTGCCGATATTCACGACGTGCAGGCAATAGCCGGTGCCGAGAGGCGCAAAGTGACATCCGACGGCACCGTCCTCAACAAATGGGGCTACGATGACACAACTCTCGCATTCAAGTACATCAACGAACTCAACCTGGGACAAGCCGTAAACGGCACCGAGTCAACCTCCGGAAACTATTACTATTCCGGACCCTACGACAGCTTCTCGTCCTCCGAGAACCGCTTCGTGTCATTCTACGCCAATGCATCCTACACCTACAACAATCTTATCACCGCTACAGGCAGCATACGTGTCGACAAGTCCAACCTATTCGGCACCGACCCGAAATGGCAGAACAAGCCCCTATGGTCAGCCGGTCTGCAATATCACGCGCTCAAAAACTGGAACTGGGTCAACCGCCTCTCGCTCCGTGCCACCTACGGTATCAACGGTAACGTGGCAAAGAACAGCGGACCTTTCATGATCGCACAGACAAGCTCTCGCCCCAACTCATTCACCAACGACTTCTATTCCTACATCACCACACCTCCCAACCCCGCTCTGCGCTGGGAAAAGACCAAGGTGATAAATCTCGGTGTTGACTTCAGCGTTCTCAACAGCCGCATCAACGGTTCTATCGAGTACTATTCAAAGAATACCGACGACCTGTTGGGCAACCGTCAGACCGATCCCACATCAGGATGGGGATCGCTCCTGCTCAACTACGGATCAATGTACAACCGCGGCGTGGAAGTGACCCTCAACAGCATCAACTACACCAACCGTGACTTCGAATGGACCAGCAGCCTCGTGTTCAGCTACAACAAGAACAAACTGACCAATATCGAGAACTCCGGCACTTCAGCCATAGACTATTTCTATAGCCCGCAGAACCGTGAGGGGAAGCCTATGAGTTCGCTCTATTCCATCCGCTATGCCGGACTCGACAGCAACGGATTCCCCACTGCCTACAAAAAGGACGGAACAGTGGTAAGCTCCTACCGCGATCTTGAGGCCGACGACCTCGTATGGTCAGGCACCACCAATCCCCCCTACTCCGCAGCACTTACCAACCGTCTCACATGGAGGGGATTCAACCTCGAATTCATGTTTGTATATTACGGAGGCCACAAGCTCCGCGATGTAGCTGCAAGCTACGTGTGGAACCGTATGCCGACACTTAACTACACCGGCATTCTTGACCGTGACCGCATGCACTTCTGGCAGAACCCTGGCGACGAGAACGATCCCGATATGGCACCTGCATTTATCTACGGCACAGGCAACACCAACTCGGAGTACCTGTGGAGCGCGGCAGACAAACATATCGAAAAGGGTGACTACATCAAGCTTCGCAACCTCATCGTGGGCTACTCGTTCCCACGCCAGTGGATCAGCAAGGCATACCTCCAGGGTCTGCGCGTCGACCTCCAAATACAGAACCTCTGGTACTGGGCTGCCAACAAGAACAACCTCGATCCCGAAGTATGGACCGGAACATCCCTCACTCCGTCACGCGGTTACCACGTACCACCAACTTACACAATAGGCATCTCAGCTAACTTCTAA
- a CDS encoding FecR family protein: MEDPIIYSDRLFSRLTGNGDNATSSDKRPAKDTDYESEAFIDSMNDPEYIESQIREMERFDVDSAWRRVKQLSDAQNITPPDRKKWHSLRILRIWTSVAAMIAVVACLTIYLKQSSPDITPPMISEEISLAIEKCEKSGMSGAIIEKGSAVSTQKFAVSRKKETTGHHSEQKDVVADMLSATKVTTYYDKEFWLTLPDGSVVHLGSNTRIIYPERFDNDSRDVYLEGEAYFMVAKSDVSRFTVHTSTATTTVYGTEFNVSAPGDDRCEVVLVKGSVSISTPTSGELMLKPGEGAEIADGTITVSEVDVTPYEAWNTGRIDFTDWTLEKLMSVIGKWYNMDIRFSDEEFSQIEITGSFNRYETLTPTIESLSVITGLTITADGNTIIVAP, translated from the coding sequence ATGGAAGATCCAATCATTTACTCCGACCGACTGTTCAGCCGCCTGACCGGCAACGGTGACAACGCCACCTCTTCTGACAAGCGTCCAGCCAAGGATACTGACTACGAGTCGGAAGCATTCATCGATAGCATGAATGATCCCGAATACATCGAATCCCAGATCCGAGAGATGGAACGGTTCGATGTCGATTCGGCATGGCGTCGTGTCAAACAACTATCTGACGCTCAAAATATTACCCCCCCCGATAGAAAAAAGTGGCATTCCCTCAGAATATTAAGGATATGGACATCCGTAGCTGCCATGATAGCTGTGGTGGCATGCCTGACGATATATCTGAAACAAAGCTCGCCGGATATCACTCCGCCGATGATAAGCGAAGAGATATCTCTGGCCATCGAGAAGTGCGAGAAAAGCGGGATGTCAGGAGCCATAATAGAGAAAGGGAGTGCTGTCTCCACTCAAAAATTTGCAGTCAGCAGAAAAAAGGAGACAACCGGACACCATTCGGAGCAAAAAGATGTGGTCGCCGACATGCTCAGTGCCACCAAAGTCACCACATATTACGACAAGGAATTTTGGCTGACACTTCCCGACGGCTCTGTGGTTCATCTCGGCAGCAACACCCGGATTATATATCCCGAGAGGTTTGACAACGACTCCAGGGATGTGTATCTCGAAGGCGAAGCTTATTTCATGGTGGCAAAGAGCGATGTAAGCCGATTCACAGTCCATACATCGACAGCCACCACCACCGTGTACGGCACCGAGTTCAACGTATCGGCACCCGGAGACGACCGCTGCGAAGTGGTCCTCGTCAAAGGCAGTGTCAGCATATCCACACCCACTTCCGGCGAACTTATGCTTAAGCCAGGAGAAGGAGCGGAAATAGCCGACGGGACGATAACTGTAAGCGAGGTCGATGTCACCCCTTACGAGGCATGGAACACCGGAAGGATCGACTTCACCGACTGGACTCTCGAAAAGCTCATGTCAGTGATAGGGAAATGGTATAATATGGATATAAGATTCAGCGATGAAGAGTTCTCTCAGATAGAAATAACAGGCAGCTTCAACAGGTATGAAACCCTGACACCCACCATCGAATCACTGTCGGTCATCACAGGGCTCACCATCACTGCCGATGGCAATACCATAATAGTGGCTCCGTGA
- a CDS encoding RNA polymerase sigma factor, whose protein sequence is MEDYFRKYYQSLCYFALNMVRDGDLCEDIVQEVFVKIITSGVEFGSELHFRQYVYAAVRNQCIDHLNGLNGGRTVTLGDVEQVEIPTADECDRAIVRAEIIRMVRDAIDSLPPRYRQVFRMAYIDKMKSEDISEALGISLNTVKVIRQRSKVRMRELLKDFYPLLFIFINQI, encoded by the coding sequence ATGGAAGATTATTTCCGGAAATATTACCAGTCGTTGTGCTACTTTGCGTTGAATATGGTGCGTGATGGGGATCTATGCGAGGATATTGTGCAGGAGGTTTTTGTCAAGATCATTACGTCAGGCGTGGAGTTCGGTTCAGAGCTGCATTTCCGGCAATATGTCTATGCTGCTGTGCGCAACCAGTGTATCGACCATCTGAACGGGCTCAACGGTGGTCGCACAGTGACTCTCGGGGATGTTGAGCAGGTGGAGATACCCACGGCAGATGAGTGTGACAGGGCTATAGTCAGGGCGGAGATCATACGTATGGTGCGTGATGCCATCGACTCGCTGCCTCCGCGCTACCGGCAGGTGTTCCGTATGGCATATATAGACAAGATGAAGAGCGAGGATATTTCCGAGGCTCTCGGGATAAGTCTCAACACCGTGAAAGTGATACGTCAGCGATCCAAAGTGCGCATGAGGGAACTGCTCAAGGATTTCTATCCGTTGCTTTTTATTTTTATCAATCAGATATAG
- a CDS encoding phosphoethanolamine transferase, with product MFYSLIFTTVDFIGNPYSGAAGFLNLLMQWCVVAVSASGVIGLIGINRYVFSVAFPVLMAMSAALGYFKLTMGVSLTPMCIELALVNNLNVWGTVMSVCLAMCLAVSVVASVIAVVCRWRYVADRHHAVYAAVAVLIIAGATHVARIKAPVIGRMPYVFYYSVKDYWGNRTVVRNERSTFDNTGVSVPEVSPDVVVVIGESLRSDHVPMNGYHRNTMPRLSRDSNLISFAHVFSEPWCTHTSVPRIMTRADSANPDIAYEEQSFITLFKRAGYHTVWLSNQDSNSTYAYFMHETDSLVMGNPAKSMYNFDKWLDVELVPDIHSLLNSHADRKKLMVIHSIGSHWWYRSHYPDSLALFKPETDSRVISELSREQIINSYDNTILATDDFLGKVIDCLRDRNAVLIYISDHGEALGEEGNYLHANDFPELHNPACLVWCSERYARLYPHRVYALERNRAMDWSTDAIFHSVADAAGMESDAVVSNQSFFSYEEGRMD from the coding sequence TTGTTTTATTCGCTCATATTCACTACTGTCGACTTTATCGGCAATCCTTATTCGGGAGCTGCCGGATTTCTTAACCTGCTTATGCAATGGTGTGTGGTGGCGGTCTCTGCCTCAGGAGTGATAGGGCTTATAGGCATAAACAGATATGTGTTTTCGGTGGCTTTTCCGGTGCTTATGGCCATGTCGGCGGCTTTGGGGTATTTTAAGCTGACTATGGGGGTGTCGTTGACACCGATGTGCATAGAGCTTGCATTGGTCAACAATCTGAATGTATGGGGCACGGTGATGAGCGTGTGTCTTGCAATGTGCCTTGCCGTTTCTGTTGTCGCATCTGTCATAGCTGTGGTATGCCGATGGAGATATGTGGCTGACAGGCACCATGCCGTATATGCGGCAGTCGCTGTTTTGATAATAGCGGGCGCGACACATGTAGCCCGCATAAAGGCTCCTGTGATTGGCAGGATGCCTTATGTGTTCTACTACTCTGTCAAGGACTATTGGGGCAACAGGACGGTGGTTCGGAATGAGAGGAGCACGTTTGACAACACCGGAGTCAGTGTGCCTGAAGTGTCCCCGGATGTGGTGGTAGTAATAGGGGAGTCCCTGAGGTCGGACCATGTGCCGATGAACGGTTATCACCGCAACACCATGCCGCGGTTGAGCCGTGACAGCAATCTCATATCATTTGCACATGTGTTTTCAGAGCCGTGGTGCACTCACACGAGTGTGCCCCGCATCATGACGCGTGCCGATTCCGCCAATCCTGATATCGCATATGAGGAACAGTCGTTCATCACCCTGTTCAAGAGGGCAGGGTATCACACGGTGTGGCTTTCGAATCAGGATTCCAATTCTACGTATGCCTACTTTATGCATGAGACAGATTCTCTCGTGATGGGAAATCCTGCCAAATCAATGTACAATTTTGATAAATGGCTGGATGTTGAGCTTGTTCCTGACATACATTCATTATTGAACAGCCACGCGGATAGGAAGAAGCTTATGGTGATACACAGCATAGGGTCGCATTGGTGGTACAGGTCACATTATCCCGATTCATTGGCTCTATTTAAGCCGGAGACTGACAGCAGGGTGATATCGGAGCTTTCTCGTGAGCAGATAATCAATTCCTACGATAATACTATCCTGGCTACGGACGACTTTTTGGGTAAGGTGATCGATTGTCTCAGAGACAGGAATGCCGTGCTTATATACATATCCGACCATGGCGAGGCGTTGGGTGAGGAAGGGAATTATCTGCATGCAAATGATTTCCCGGAATTGCATAACCCGGCTTGCCTTGTGTGGTGTTCGGAGAGATACGCCCGACTGTATCCTCATCGGGTATATGCGTTGGAGAGGAACAGAGCCATGGACTGGTCGACGGATGCCATATTCCATTCTGTAGCGGATGCCGCCGGCATGGAAAGTGACGCGGTGGTAAGTAACCAAAGTTTTTTCAGCTATGAAGAGGGTAGGATGGATTGA
- a CDS encoding acyltransferase family protein produces the protein MKRVGWIDYAKSTGIFLVVLLHTHCTYATTSFLSAFRLPLFFFISGFLFSYRSNPDYKRFAYKRFRQLVVPYLWINLLAYVAWLLVLRHFGNDAGDTVAWHKPLWAIVAGIPPGLVHDIPLWSLLCFFVVEMIYYPLRKKVGHGWLIAVAAWAVSYLNCEYNSEHVSTLPFCLGPAFAALGFYAFGNYVRDNSSRFGFMLRPCLLTLSVSSVSLVALWWHNSAIQFFICDYGSYPLFVLEGIFGIAAMMQVCMYLCEWFGDNGFVRFVSNGTLIICGFHLMMFSLIKGVMWFGFHVDPQMLTCNFERGFMFSVVAFSLCLPVICVVNRHFRFLVGK, from the coding sequence ATGAAGAGGGTAGGATGGATTGATTATGCTAAGTCGACAGGGATATTTCTCGTGGTGCTTCTGCACACTCATTGCACATATGCCACTACGAGCTTTCTGAGTGCGTTCAGGCTGCCGTTGTTCTTCTTCATATCCGGATTCCTGTTTTCTTATAGGAGCAATCCCGACTACAAGAGGTTTGCCTATAAGCGATTCCGGCAATTGGTTGTCCCATATCTGTGGATCAATCTATTGGCGTATGTGGCATGGCTTTTGGTCCTGAGGCATTTCGGAAATGATGCCGGCGACACTGTTGCCTGGCATAAGCCGTTATGGGCCATTGTTGCAGGAATCCCTCCGGGACTTGTGCATGATATACCGCTGTGGTCTTTGCTGTGTTTCTTTGTGGTGGAGATGATATATTATCCTTTAAGGAAAAAGGTGGGCCATGGATGGCTGATTGCCGTTGCTGCCTGGGCTGTGAGTTATTTAAATTGCGAATATAATTCTGAGCATGTGTCGACACTGCCGTTCTGCCTTGGTCCGGCATTCGCCGCATTGGGGTTCTATGCGTTCGGCAATTATGTGAGGGACAATTCATCCCGGTTCGGCTTTATGCTACGACCGTGCCTTCTTACCCTTTCTGTGTCATCGGTGTCACTGGTGGCTCTTTGGTGGCATAATTCTGCGATCCAGTTCTTCATCTGCGATTACGGCAGCTATCCGTTGTTTGTCCTGGAGGGTATCTTCGGTATCGCTGCTATGATGCAGGTGTGCATGTATCTGTGTGAGTGGTTCGGGGATAATGGGTTTGTCAGGTTCGTTTCAAACGGGACCCTGATAATATGTGGATTTCATTTGATGATGTTTTCTCTCATAAAGGGGGTGATGTGGTTTGGGTTTCATGTCGATCCGCAGATGCTTACCTGTAATTTTGAGAGGGGATTCATGTTTTCGGTTGTGGCGTTTTCGTTATGTCTGCCTGTAATATGTGTCGTAAATCGGCATTTTAGGTTTTTAGTCGGGAAATGA
- a CDS encoding non-canonical purine NTP diphosphatase, producing the protein MQEIVFATNNQHKLEEIRRIVGDRFNVLSLEEIGCHEDIPETAETLEGNAWQKARYVKEHYGYDCFADDTGLMVDALGGAPGVYSARYAGPGHDSKANMSLLLKNMEDKEVRTARFVTVIALILGGKEMSFCGKVEGTILDSPEGDGGFGYDPVFRPDGEDCSFAMMSADAKNAISHRGRATAMLLDYLNSI; encoded by the coding sequence ATGCAGGAAATAGTATTTGCGACAAATAATCAGCATAAGCTTGAAGAGATACGCCGTATTGTAGGCGACAGGTTTAATGTGCTGTCGTTAGAGGAGATAGGGTGTCATGAGGACATTCCTGAGACTGCTGAGACTCTCGAAGGGAACGCCTGGCAGAAGGCGCGTTATGTCAAAGAGCATTACGGTTACGATTGTTTTGCCGATGATACCGGACTTATGGTCGATGCGCTCGGCGGTGCTCCGGGAGTGTATTCCGCACGATATGCCGGCCCCGGACATGACAGCAAGGCAAACATGAGCCTTCTGCTGAAGAACATGGAGGACAAGGAGGTGCGCACAGCCCGGTTTGTCACAGTCATAGCATTGATACTTGGCGGGAAGGAAATGTCGTTTTGCGGAAAGGTCGAGGGGACGATTCTCGATAGCCCGGAAGGGGATGGCGGATTCGGTTATGACCCTGTGTTCCGGCCTGATGGCGAGGACTGTTCTTTCGCAATGATGAGCGCGGATGCCAAGAATGCCATTAGCCATCGCGGGAGAGCGACTGCCATGCTGCTTGATTACCTGAATTCTATTTAG
- a CDS encoding two-component regulator propeller domain-containing protein, producing the protein MTLRLFIFLLSMLALVSGQAQIAVGSWKQYPVFGEVTDLVETDRHVWYATGGCLYSYDKNADETRFYSGSGALSGYTVKLIRHDSDKGILAVAYADGNMDLILSDGSRVNLPEIRDAGAGVDKTINDISFDGGDMFVATGGGLVIYDTDRYEVRESRMYNLPIRTVIPAPGYLILAGMNPENGNYALYGVRRDASINIPDNFRLICRYRDLITDFRMLDTDGRRYAVSRNGRLGSIDIGADGECVLHDILLNGTACNATGLTKGDDGVVRFITKDGIVGHYSDSGTLVADIAMPEQFRSNLIASHDGLGSVWFAGEDGIGNYRIEHDGGVTVLREKSVPSDAITFNEICNIFPTSDNRGFYISNLGMTQHHPVGDGDRFNIRLKLNLVTRDGVEKIDPVGVTANTGPGMGSQSSYGKYIFSPTQIAEDPDNAGRLYIGSGCEGVYVIEDGVELKKFDNTNSTINKHANYYCGTVSVTIDNDGNLWVCSRAGGEKHPIAILPADKRRLDPSEVTMDDWAIADYDLYLKVRDIKLLHCRHSGMIFGIDATDNRGFLAVNHRGTPADPSDDIFVGWSAMTDQDGKSFAPQAWTCLVEDQRGHVWFGTRAGVVSVSNPAKACNDDFRINRIKVPRNDGSGLADYLLDNEHIVAIAVDSSNRKWIGTNGSGLYLVSEDGDEIISHFTIDNSPLPSNVITALYCDPNSSSLFVGTLSGLYEYSSTSSPPRSDYSDVYAYPNPVTSGYSGPITITGLMEDSLVKIMDSGMRLVYQTSSEGGMAVWDGCNIGGTRVRSGVYYVLASSSGQGAESSAGDVVAKILVVN; encoded by the coding sequence ATGACACTACGATTATTCATATTTCTGCTGTCGATGCTGGCTCTTGTCTCCGGACAGGCGCAGATCGCAGTCGGCTCCTGGAAGCAGTATCCTGTGTTCGGGGAGGTCACTGACCTTGTCGAGACCGACCGTCATGTGTGGTATGCTACCGGAGGATGCCTCTACAGTTACGACAAGAATGCTGACGAGACACGTTTCTACAGCGGTTCCGGAGCTCTTTCGGGATACACTGTAAAGCTGATCCGTCACGACAGTGATAAGGGCATTCTTGCCGTTGCATATGCCGACGGAAATATGGATCTGATTCTGTCGGACGGCAGCAGAGTGAACCTCCCGGAGATAAGGGATGCCGGAGCCGGAGTCGACAAGACCATAAATGATATAAGTTTTGATGGTGGCGATATGTTTGTCGCTACTGGAGGCGGACTTGTGATATACGATACCGACCGTTATGAAGTGAGGGAGTCACGTATGTACAATTTACCGATCCGGACTGTTATCCCTGCCCCCGGATATCTTATACTCGCGGGCATGAATCCTGAGAACGGTAATTACGCTCTCTATGGAGTGAGGCGTGACGCGTCCATAAACATACCGGATAACTTCAGGCTCATATGCCGCTACCGGGATCTCATCACCGACTTCCGGATGTTGGATACTGATGGCAGGAGGTATGCTGTGAGCAGGAACGGACGCCTTGGCAGCATTGACATAGGTGCGGACGGAGAATGTGTGTTACACGACATCCTTCTCAATGGCACGGCATGCAATGCAACCGGTCTGACTAAGGGGGATGACGGTGTGGTGAGATTTATCACTAAGGATGGAATAGTAGGGCATTACAGTGATTCCGGCACTCTTGTTGCGGACATCGCTATGCCGGAACAGTTCAGGAGTAATCTTATAGCCTCGCATGATGGTCTTGGCTCGGTGTGGTTTGCCGGCGAGGACGGCATAGGCAACTACAGGATTGAACATGACGGCGGGGTAACGGTGCTCCGGGAAAAAAGTGTGCCGTCTGATGCCATCACATTCAATGAGATATGCAATATATTTCCGACATCCGATAACCGCGGGTTCTATATATCGAATCTCGGAATGACCCAGCACCATCCTGTAGGGGATGGGGACAGATTTAATATCCGGCTGAAACTTAACCTTGTCACAAGAGATGGTGTTGAAAAGATTGATCCTGTAGGGGTTACGGCTAATACCGGTCCCGGCATGGGGTCTCAGTCATCTTATGGGAAATACATATTCTCTCCGACACAGATTGCCGAGGACCCCGACAACGCCGGGCGATTGTACATAGGCAGTGGCTGCGAGGGTGTATATGTTATTGAAGATGGTGTAGAGTTGAAGAAATTCGACAACACCAACTCGACCATCAACAAGCATGCCAATTATTATTGCGGCACCGTATCGGTGACGATAGATAATGATGGGAATCTGTGGGTGTGTTCTCGTGCGGGAGGCGAGAAGCATCCCATAGCGATCCTTCCTGCGGATAAGCGGCGGCTTGATCCTTCGGAAGTGACGATGGATGACTGGGCGATTGCGGATTATGACCTCTATCTGAAGGTGAGGGACATAAAATTGCTGCATTGCAGGCATTCCGGCATGATATTCGGCATAGATGCTACTGACAATCGCGGTTTCCTTGCTGTGAATCACCGTGGCACTCCTGCCGACCCCTCCGATGATATCTTTGTGGGATGGTCTGCGATGACTGATCAGGATGGAAAGTCGTTTGCTCCTCAAGCGTGGACATGTTTGGTCGAGGATCAGCGAGGGCATGTCTGGTTCGGGACCAGGGCTGGTGTGGTCTCTGTCTCAAATCCTGCAAAGGCATGCAATGATGATTTCCGCATCAACCGTATCAAGGTGCCACGTAACGATGGCTCCGGGCTTGCTGATTATCTTCTTGACAATGAGCACATTGTTGCTATCGCTGTCGACAGTTCCAACCGTAAGTGGATAGGCACCAACGGTTCCGGGCTGTATCTTGTCAGCGAGGACGGTGATGAGATTATCTCTCATTTCACTATCGATAATTCTCCTCTTCCTTCCAACGTCATAACCGCTCTGTACTGTGATCCCAATTCCAGTTCCCTGTTTGTAGGTACATTGTCGGGGCTTTATGAATACTCCTCCACATCATCCCCTCCCAGGTCGGACTATTCCGACGTCTATGCTTATCCCAACCCTGTGACTTCCGGCTATTCAGGTCCGATCACAATCACCGGACTGATGGAGGACTCGCTTGTCAAGATAATGGACTCAGGGATGCGTCTTGTGTATCAGACCTCTTCCGAGGGCGGCATGGCAGTCTGGGATGGGTGCAACATAGGCGGCACGCGCGTGCGCAGCGGTGTGTATTATGTGCTGGCATCTTCGTCAGGTCAGGGCGCGGAGAGCTCTGCCGGTGATGTGGTGGCAAAAATCCTTGTGGTCAATTGA